Proteins encoded by one window of Streptacidiphilus sp. PB12-B1b:
- a CDS encoding SCO6880 family protein encodes MPDPTPAASSPAAVKFPHRSKRGLLLGLTAPQLLLAALSGLLLFAVVATRGIPAALVLTPFWAALALAVFARYRSRSLPDLAPVYARYLLRRARGQLLWLARPSQRPVREGLLHLPGTAASLRVVTAPDRRYAAVHNPHTGTLTAVVKVSSRAFALLDSDTQNGNVAGWGRALAALARTGHVARIQVIERTVPDSGDGLRRYWAEHGNPDAPVAGKIYDDLVRTAGPAAAPHEAYIAVALDTRAARRLINQAGGGLTGAFSVLAQLTSALDQAARTAGLTPGGWLSAGEIAAVVRTAYDPKALAALTGWSATGRPTAAPAAAGPVVVVEKADHIATDSAVHATYWVEDWPRTETSAGFLHPLLFTAGSRRTLSLSYQPKSLDAALRDVQRKKAGVIADAAERARRGRVESEADSIEYQDIKLRERQLIAGHADVALTGLLTVSADTEDQLRASCAAVETAAVGAQVDLRPLTWQQGEAFTAAALPLALAV; translated from the coding sequence ATGCCCGACCCCACCCCGGCCGCCTCCTCCCCGGCCGCCGTGAAGTTCCCCCACCGCAGCAAGCGCGGCCTGCTGCTCGGCCTGACCGCCCCTCAGCTGCTGCTCGCCGCCCTGTCCGGGCTGCTGCTGTTCGCCGTCGTCGCCACCCGCGGCATCCCCGCCGCCCTGGTCCTGACCCCCTTCTGGGCAGCACTGGCGCTGGCGGTCTTCGCCCGCTACCGCAGCCGGTCGCTACCCGACCTCGCCCCCGTCTACGCCCGCTACCTGCTGCGCCGGGCGCGCGGGCAACTGCTGTGGCTAGCGCGGCCCTCGCAGCGGCCGGTGCGCGAGGGGCTGCTGCACCTGCCCGGCACCGCCGCCAGCCTGCGCGTGGTCACCGCCCCCGACCGCCGCTACGCCGCCGTCCATAATCCGCACACCGGCACCCTGACCGCCGTCGTCAAGGTCAGCAGCCGCGCGTTCGCGCTGCTGGACTCCGACACCCAGAACGGCAACGTCGCCGGATGGGGCCGGGCGCTGGCGGCGCTGGCCCGCACCGGGCACGTCGCCCGCATCCAGGTCATCGAGCGCACCGTCCCCGACTCCGGCGACGGCCTGCGCCGATACTGGGCCGAGCACGGCAACCCCGACGCCCCCGTCGCCGGGAAGATCTACGACGACCTGGTGCGCACCGCCGGCCCCGCCGCCGCCCCGCACGAGGCGTACATCGCGGTGGCGCTGGACACCCGCGCCGCCCGGCGGCTGATCAACCAGGCCGGCGGCGGCCTCACCGGAGCGTTCAGCGTGCTGGCGCAGCTGACCTCCGCGCTGGACCAGGCCGCGCGCACCGCTGGGCTGACCCCGGGTGGCTGGCTGTCTGCCGGGGAGATCGCCGCCGTGGTGCGCACCGCCTACGACCCCAAGGCGCTCGCCGCGCTGACCGGCTGGTCCGCCACCGGCCGCCCCACCGCGGCACCTGCCGCCGCCGGGCCGGTGGTGGTGGTCGAGAAGGCGGACCACATCGCCACCGACTCCGCCGTACACGCCACCTACTGGGTCGAGGACTGGCCGCGCACCGAGACCTCCGCTGGGTTCCTGCACCCGCTGCTGTTCACCGCCGGCTCGCGCCGCACGCTCTCGCTGTCCTACCAGCCCAAGAGCCTGGACGCCGCGCTGCGCGACGTGCAGCGCAAGAAGGCCGGCGTGATCGCCGACGCCGCCGAGCGGGCGCGGCGCGGGCGGGTGGAGTCGGAGGCCGACTCCATCGAGTATCAGGACATCAAGCTGCGCGAGCGGCAGCTGATCGCCGGCCACGCCGACGTCGCCCTGACCGGCCTGCTCACTGTCTCCGCCGACACCGAGGACCAGCTGCGGGCCTCGTGCGCGGCGGTGGAGACCGCGGCCGTCGGCGCCCAGGTCGACCTGCGCCCGCTGACCTGGCAGCAGGGCGAAGCGTTCACCGCCGCCGCCCTCCCCCTCGCCCTCGCCGTCTGA
- a CDS encoding DUF6238 family protein codes for MSRTTDSAQDFVPFATAALDFHRALNVPAGPLVASRAELDCLHEHLVSLHGLLDAHTARTAAVAEIEGEQLRAARTRVWMAADHVHAAYHAAPHTPGGEPPAREACRVGLPEGAPELTICQRHQRTALLVRRQTTPAELHAPYTGLVQR; via the coding sequence ATGTCCCGCACCACCGACTCCGCGCAGGACTTCGTGCCCTTCGCCACCGCCGCCCTCGACTTCCACCGCGCGCTGAACGTCCCCGCAGGTCCGCTTGTCGCCAGCCGCGCCGAACTGGACTGCCTGCACGAGCACCTGGTCTCCCTGCACGGCCTGCTCGACGCCCACACCGCCCGCACCGCCGCCGTCGCCGAGATCGAGGGCGAGCAACTGCGGGCCGCGCGCACCCGGGTGTGGATGGCAGCCGACCACGTCCACGCCGCCTACCACGCCGCCCCGCACACCCCCGGCGGCGAACCTCCGGCCAGGGAGGCGTGCCGGGTCGGGCTGCCCGAGGGCGCGCCGGAGCTGACGATCTGCCAGCGCCACCAGCGCACCGCCCTGCTGGTGCGCCGGCAGACCACCCCGGCCGAGCTGCACGCCCCCTACACCGGCCTCGTCCAGCGCTGA